The nucleotide window TTTGCTCCCTTTTTCAACTCATCACATGAGCACATAATGCACGTTGTACATTAGTTTTGCTGTTTTCCATTTCTAAGGAACAATCTTTTTCTCAGTGCAAGACTCATTTTGAGGATGTTCAGATATATCATTTCTCACAAAActtacactcattcatttagctgacacttttctccaaagtgacttagaatgataaggttataattattgacccatttgtagagctggataaatttactggagtaatttagggtcaATACcctgctcagtggtactacagccggaggtggggattaaagctgcaaccttttgatccaaaggtgcCAACTgaaaccactacagtaccagtcGCCTCTAGAATTAAGCTGATTGCAGCAAAAGTAGAAATTTGAACTCGAAAGACTTGACACTCAGTCTTTAAGATGCCACGTGAGGGTGAATGACAGAACATCatgatatttattatttctcaaGAGAAAGTGTActttttacatacttttttaCACGCTCTCGTAAATATAAGCGGAGGAGAGCGGCCCAGACGTAATGCTATGAATAAAGAATAAGGAGCCGTGGGCCAGAGGAGCGCTTCCGGACCCTGTCCAGGACAACTCTGAGTTTGGCCAAAGCACAAGAAGCAGTGGCCACTGGAAGAAGGTGGAAAGATCAAGATCCGAGGCATCGGAAGACGTCATTCTGTTATTTTGTAAGACTGAATGCATGGTAGTGTGGTAATTCTCTAAGGGTAATGAAGTTTACACAGGACAAACAAGAATATCAGTTTGTGTTCTTTCAAAACAGCTCTACCTTCAACAATGTGTCACTCGTCATGGTTGTAGCCACTGACTACGCAAAGTGTGTTTTCTTGACGTCTTTGGACGGGAGATTGCAGGTTCCAGAGATCTTGTTTGTATTCATCTGTCACCAGCTTTTCTGTGTGTAGATAAAGGCCTCGCTTCCCATCGTCGGTCACTAATGATGTTGCTCCACACGACCGCGCTCACCTCTGAAGGATGGCGATCGGTGAGTTAAACTCATTTCGACATGACAAGACGAGGCTGCAAAGTCGAAGGTCTGACCTCTCGTTGGCTGGACCGCCTGAGAGATCTACCGACCCTTCACCTGCAGCACAAAGGTTGAGCACCACAGCTTAGTGACTTTTCTCTTTCGACTccttttcagtttctgttcAGAGGTCTGATTTTGTCACTCGGTTGTGTCTGATTGTAGATGATACAGCAGGTCAAGTCTCAATGGTTCTCCACCTCCTGTGATAATAGGACAAAAATCCCCAGCATGATAAGTCTCAATACATATCAGTGATGCTCCTTTGAGAGACATTTTCCATCCTGAGATGTTATCAAGGCTGGTCCGCCATCAAGGGTCGGTCACTCGGGTCAGCGCTGTGCTCTTGGTCTCGCTTCACGTCTTCGGTGTGCATTTCACACATTCTCCGGCTGCTCTAAACACAAAGTATTTaacaaagacgtgtgtttcgcTCAGACAATACAGAACAAGATAAAATGATTTGATGAAAAGACAACCCAAGTCCccagaaatttaaaatgaatctgGTATAAATAATCAGACACCTTAAACAAGATAAATAGAGTGTACAGCGAGGAACTTAGTGCTGCCGCCTTCAACACGCTGAGTTCTGGGATCGCATCCCACCTTctagtgatgcagtaaaaattattcagctgtataaatgtgcaaatcactgtaagttcctttggcGAGAAGCTGCTGGTTAATACACTGATACGCTTGAGGAGTGTCCTGCGGACATTTGGGTGGAGAGGTGGCTGTGAGGGGTGCAGCTGTGGGGTGAGAGAATGGGAAGGTGGAACacagtcatttttcttcatttagtttAGCACTTTTACACCTAACTGTCTGCTTAAAGGCTCCGAAGAATGAAACCTATGTTTATAATTTTACAGTCCTGCACAATAAGTGGAATTAAGCCTTAAAAACTTGCATCTTAAATATGTTCAACTTACCgactatttaaaaaatgttttatttcaaacatTCATTTACAACGTGGTATTATTTCTTTGCCCAAAGGACATAAAATACACAAGATTGTGCATGCATGCTCCTtcaggtgacacagtgggtagtgctgctgtctcatagtgtcTGGGCACCCCCTGATCACAGTGACTCCAGAGCAGtgtaaccctgctcaggacaaacagttcaTAGAAGTGCATTTGTATAGGGCTGTGATGGAAAGGAGCACAGAAGTGAAGAAACTGTGTGATTCGGAACAGTGACTCCTGATGAAAGACCAGTAATCTCTCAACTCTATGAGACCACGGATGTCCTGAAGTCTGTCCGAAACACTTGCCCCACACGGgacacagggaaccggagcctcacccggcacacggggcgtaaggccggagggggaggggacacacccaggacgggacaccagtccattgcaaggcaccccaagcgggacttgaaccccagacccaccgaagagcaggaccaggaccaacccactgcaccactgagccaccacacccccatgttCTGAAGTACAAACCTCAAATTTCAGGAATTTTTGCAGTAGGACTCAGTAAGGGCAGCTACCCTCAGTGCCAGTGAGGGAACAGacaaaaatgtggaaatcaCAGGAGGGGCAGAGCACAGCATATCACCAAATAAGGATGTGTAAATACATTGGGATTTTGtggtaaatgtgaaataaaataagaaatggaACGctcacattttcaaatgtatggcaatgtgtgtgtaagtgggGGGGCGGCGTGGACAACGTTGAGATCCATAATAACTGCAGTAATTAACAATAGCTGTAAAAGTAATCATAACAGCAACACATTAATGCAACAATGTATGATTCAATGTTTAAAACCACCAGCACTGTACTCAAATGAAAGAATACAGAAAAGGACATTTGCTCCAgcatcacttacatttacattttttttttttaatttagcagttgcttttctccaaagtgacgtacatctcagagaaaatataatttgtacgTTACGTTACATTACAACCACCCtgcacaggcacttttctctttcctgccctctggaaagcagctcaggtttattcgaacccgcaccgctaggtacaggaacagctttacCCCGCTGCTGTAAGAGTGTTCAACACTCGCCAGTGTGCCTGCCACCTTTAGCAGCTAGAATTTGCACTGATCCCTCCGAGCacatcactttcattttcacttttaattattttggctatttattgttattggcattatttctagtttttttctgtgtagtTCTGTCTATTGTGTTctctatagtctgtggagatgcattcaagcaagaatttcatagtactttgtacacggtacttaTGACAGTAAAACCTGAACActaggagaaaaagacatagttccaaatgtgtgattcttaagtaaacttagtttgtttctctctacttgatgcaccgatgttcatcacacgagcaggtgcataaaacttgGGATAGACTAATATTGaccaccttcctactaatttttattttttttaacatttacacaccatacaggagtagtggctgtgcaAAGGGTTATCTGGCTATTATCATTAAGTTATGGCGCATGatcatttacaccacacatgagctggagagatcttgggcgaaatgatttttcagacccttcttgaatgtagacagagtttcagcagttctgagtgagaggggaaggtcgttccaacACAACGGATTAGAACCGAGGACCTCTGTGCTTCACtttttgtgtgcgggaccaccaatcgagcagaagtagacgagcgaaggggtctggttggggtgtagcggtttaTGGAAGTCTTATAAATATCTTGGAGCAGTTCTATAGATGCACTTACTCCTGTTCATCAAACTGGTGCCAAAACGGGTTGCTGAATGAACAGAAATACCGATTAACCTCAACAAATCCGGAAAAACTTTGTTGCTTCACAAGTGCTAATACAGAGGAATAGTTTAAACTggacatttaacatttacatcatgTGACTTTGTAAACTTTTTGGTGTTTTACACTTCATACAGTTACTTACTGATACTTTCTACTTTAACTGTAACATTATGTTTAACTTGGCTTTCAATGAAAATGACATGGAAGAGGCAGCAAAGTCTCAGGCAACAGGGCTTCCAGAATAAAGCTCTTTATTAACAAACAGAGACAGATAAAACCAAAAATCCAACACCAAATGTACACAGTGTGAAGTTCAGCTGTTCTACTATTACAGTTATTCTGTCAAGTTCTTCTGACCAGCTGCCTATTAATACCACCATGGGTCTTAACAGacagcagctggtcttcatcCGTGGTGGAACTTGCATGAGGGTCAGTACATCTGTCTGAAACTGAATCTGATATTAATATATTGGTAAAAtctccatttattttgtttagagAATTCAGTAATATTTCAGTTCAATAATGTTTTAACATCATATGAAAGTTTCAACCTTCTGTCAAAGTGTAATCTTTATGACGGTTTGAAGACTATTGATTAAAGGAAATTTTTTACAACTCTGTATGCATAGGTGACTTTTTCCTTTAAGTTTTTCTCAAAACTGAATTTCAAGTCActgttttctgcttctttccTTATGCGCATCGACTCATCCCTCTGCCTCCAGAAattcttgttgttgttaaagTTTTCTTTCCTCCTGATCTCAGCCTCCTTCTCTCTGAGTTTGGTCTCAGCCTCTTGATACATCTCCTGGGTGTAGAAACTGTTACTGTTGAGTACCATCATCTTCTCAATCATGTCCAACAGTGCTACCACTTGGGCTCTATTGAACATGGCTCTGTTGTTGAAGACGTGGTATCTGCCTCCACACTTGTTGATCACCTCTTTCAGAGCAGGATGGGCCCTCTGGACAAAGTCATGAATGGACTGACCTTCAAGGTCGTCTCCACGGGTGAACAGGATGATCATGTATTTTCTGGACTCTTCTCCAAAGATCTCCTGAAGGGCTTCAACACACTTCCTCTCCTCATCAGTGAATCTGTTGAGCTGCATCACCAGGAGGAAGGCGTGGGGACCTGGACAGGAGACCTGAATGCACTTCACTATCTCTTTCTGGATTTCCTCATTGGGCTTTTCGGTGTCAAACAGGCCTGGGGTGTCGACCACTGCGACATGTCTGTCATTGACCAGTCCATACACCTTCTGGCACCGAGTGGTGACTGATGTGTTCCAAAGTGCAGAGTGAAACTGCTTTCTGCCCAGGATGGTGTTGCCAACTGCACTTTTCCCCACTCCTGTTTTACCCACCAGAACGATCCTTGTTTGAGGGCAGTCGTGTTTGAGCTCTTCTTCAGGAACGTTTTCAGTGCACTTATTTGTATCTACATGTGGAAGTTCACATATTGACAATTATCAGCTGCCTTAAATGGTTCAGAGATGTTGGACAGGTTTGATAAAGAAAGGGACTGATttgtaaaagtgcaaaaaataattaactgTTCAGTCTTCTCGGTTTTTAGAGGTACCACATCattaaatttacagaaaatatcTTGCTTCTTATGCATATGAACCAGTGACTATTGTTAAAAATAGCACTAATGTATTCTGTGCCTTTAAGAGTATGTAGAAGACATAAGTTTAAAGGTACCAACCTGCATATTTGCAGAGAGCCATTTTCCCATGGAGACCGTCTCGAAGGGATGCCTCTGTGTACCAGGCTTGTTGAAAGTATTTATACACCATGTCAGGGTGTAACTCCATCCTACGATTCCACCCCCGATGCAGCAGTGAAACCACCTCCTGCACCTTCTACAGCGGTAGTGAGCACAGTCCCGCAGACATCTCTGCACAGAGGTGAACCTGTGATCTCGTATACAAAAATTTTTCCCTGTCTCACAGTGAACAGTTGTGAGACGCAACAAAATTACTCACCGTAGATATGTGTTCACTTCCTGCATTTATACCTTTAACAATTGCTGTATTATTGCATAGGCTTTGATTCATGTACCACGAGAAACTTATACTTACTGTATACTTTCTTGTAAATATACATAACTCCATAATATACAATCGAATAAAAGTCAAAACTTTTCAATAGCGtattatgtttacattatgGGATTTTTATgtggtgctgtgaaaaagtattcaaaagcattttaagAAGTATTTCcaatttttcaaaacaagtttttcttctttttgttgtCAAAATTGATCAGACCTTTTTGGCAGTTCTAGTGGTTCATCAATGGAACCTGAGAGACAAGATTATAcctgtattatttttatgtcattttctctgtgtgaaagagaatgaaatgtgcagtcataggtgtgaaaaagtaatgaaCCTATTTAAGGCAGTAGTTAACAGTCAGCTGTGTGAAAAAAATCAGGCCTGATAACCAATAATCAAAGCATTTCCATGATGGGAGTCTGTTATGTCTGGGTAAAAATCAAAAACAGGCATCACCAAATTTATGAAATTAGTCTGTTCCCGAAAATGGCATGGATATCAAAATTTTGGATACTGAAAggttattttcaatttttaaaaatggtaaaaataataatgcatttccaGCCCATTGAAAACTCAAAGCAAGTTTCCAAAATATAACTAGAATGCTGTAAAACACCTAccaacccatgatttcagcattaTATAAAATgcctttatttgtatttgtatcaGTTtaagacactttcctccaaagcgacatacatctcagaaaacaatccACAAGTGCATTATACTTGTTACCTTTGCTATCCTGCTTCCTGACCAAGGcagttttctgtctctgttgAAAACTCCAGTGCTATAATTACTATTCCAGGGTGAtgcccacttttctttttaaacgaTTCCTCTGCAAGAAAATCAATTAACCAAGCatgttgtgtttattgtgaacaactttctaaaactgcacactgctgctaTAATGTTCATACATATCCCAAAAAACATGagctaaacttttcctgctaattgctctgccgTCTCCACAATCATTCAACTAAATAACACACCTAATATGGCCGAatgaatttcatacacttcccgTAATGCCCCAACAGTCTCCTAACACACCAACAGATAGAGACATCTGGATGCGGATAGAGACACATCAACTGTAGTACATTACTGCAGTTccacttcactggagcaacgtgcaacttgcagtttttttggacATGCTTACGATGAACTTCATAATACTTTTCGTTGCATAAACTGAAAATTGACTATCAAAAGCCAAGAACCCCTGTACCAAAATTTCAGATAGACTTTGTTAATTGAAGGCTGCTtatgctgcattttaaaatacaaacttcATATCGAGAGTGAAGTACAGAGGTGGCGGTGAGATGGCCTGGGAGTGTTTTCCTGCCACAGAACAGGAAACCATGAATTCCTCTTTATATCAGAAAATTGTAAAGGAGATTATGGATAATGCAGTAATCGATGATAAAATATACAAGCTGTtcagaatggctgaaaaaatgtttgtcaaAATCTTGACCTGATCCAACTGAGATGCTGTAGCAAGACCTAAAAAAGCTGTTCACGCTTGAAAAGCTGTACATGGATGTGAGAAAAAGCAGTTGCAGAAGTGGGACAAAATTTTTCCTATACAGCTGTAGACCACAAAGGGGAAGTTACTTTTTCACAACTATGAGTAAAGAGTTTTATTGTCTTTCACActatggaaattaatttttcagtgttagAACAacggatgtggtggtgcagggggtttggctaggtcccactctctggcgggtctggggttcgagtcctgcttggggtgccttgcgatggactggtgttccatcctgggtgtgtcccctccccctccagccctatgccctgtgttgccgggttaggctctggctcgctgccaccctgcttgggacaagcagtttcagactgtgtgtgtgttagagcaGCAGATGTGAGAGTGATTCTGATGGGcaggaaaacattttatctattttatttctttaccagtataaaattatagatgagtaatagttttttttccacctccGAGTGCCAGTGAAACAGAGGTATTTGTGGTGGGTGGAGGTACTGAAATCCTAGACACAGTACGTCAATCTTTATCTCTCATGGTCTCAGCTTCATGCATACAGATTGTATCAAGGACTTGGATGTTTTGTTAGACAGAAACATATCATTTGTGTCTTAAAATCTTACTTCTGATCTGTAATGCAGTAATTGGCATTGCTCCGACTTACCTTTGCGAGACTATTGATTGTTATATTCCAAGGTGGTGTCTATGTTTATTGGATGCAGATCATCTTAatgtacctgtgatcaataagacctcagtaataggtcgtgcctttagttatagagcacctaaactgtggaatagtctatcagttactgtcagaaaagTCCAGTCTCtatcagcctttaaatccaggcttaagacttcTATGTTCACTGTGAAAAATCAATGAACAATGCAATTCCTGTTTGCTGAATGCCCTGGGATGGGGGGCTtacactggcacttggacccctagaagtttttttctccctttactTTCAGTTACgggttttttgtttctttcctcggTGGACAGGAAGcctacttacagctttaataattacatagtttTTGTAGTAATTTActgtatagccaaccttttatcTGTGTTATTTCTcggatcctttgttcagtgctctatatctctgtgtgagaagagctctataaacattaattgaactgaatggAACTGATTTGGATTGATACTCTTGGGTTGCTTCACACAGGGAGAGAAGATAATGACAGAGATGCAAGAAGCCTTTGGCTCCAGCGTCATATTGAAATGATTGTTCTCTTTAGTTATAGAGATTAAAGACTGTACactaaactatttacaatgatttactcatttacacagctgggtaagtgCTTTGGTCAGGGatgttacagcaggagtgatGATTCAGACCAGACATGAACAACTTTGAATCAGCACccataaccactatgctacttgctTCTCCTAAGTGCATTTGTTTCATTGCATTATGGCACAGCCGTCAAAGAACATAACCTCTCTAGCAAAGTCACAATACATTGTTCATGTATGAAAGAAACAACACATACTGCTATACAAGAAGATAAAGACATTCCTGTCATGCCTGATTTCCTAATCTCTGTAACCTGTGCAGAACCAGGACCTAGTTCATCACGCATGACCATCATACATGATACACCCATTTTTACACAGTTAAAATATGGCAAAACCTGCAGATAAAAGGCAAGTAAACATGTCAGATGATCATGTTGATACATGGAAAGTCTTAGTCATGCTCATTTTAGGATTAAACAGCCATCTTTCCCCTCCCTGCAATCATACCAGAGTTTGGTCTCTGTCCGTGTCCAACAAGGGTGGGAGTagttggagaagaaaaaagtggaatcaatcaatcagtcaatcagtgtcagtcagtcagtcaagaGAAACCCCAGACCGAAGGTGATGCAGACATCATACAGTGACTGAACCTGAAGAAGTAAGTAAGTTAATATGGGAGGATTTTGGTGAGGTCATGGAACCTGACCTTCAAATATGCTCAGAAATTTGCCTTTACTTTCTGAGCAGACTCAGATGTTTTGGACTGTGCAGGTCACAGCTGCACACGTTCTACCGGTCTCCTGTACTGGGATCAGTGTGGTGTGCAGCTGTTTGCTGGGGGCAGACGCTGGAGACCGAATAAACGAATGAGGAAAGATGGATCGGTTCTGGAAGGGAAGGTCTCCAGAGCGCTCCTGACCTTTCATTGcctactgtattgtactgtcttcctttattattttatgtaccTTTCTGTTGTTACTATTTTCTTATACTTTCTgaaatattagttttatttaACCCAGTGTGATTCCAGTGTCTGTATCACTAAAGTGcaaaatctatctatctatctatctatctatctatctatctatctatctatctatctatctgtctggcctgtgcctgttctccggtgggtctagagttcgagtcctgcttggagtgccttgtggcagactactgtcccatcctgggtgtgtcccctcagccctgcaccctgtgttgccgggttaggctccgactcaccgcgaccccgctcgggacaagtggcttcagtcaatgtgtatgtgtatttcacTATCTATCTAGTGATCAAAGGAACAAGACTGTGGAAACAAGCTGCAAATGAAGTTCCTGCACAGTGACTAATCTCAGTGATCAGAAACCCTCAGCATGGAGTCACTGCATCTCCAGATGAGAAGAGCAGGTAGAGTGGTTTGGATCCCTAAGTTAGGGTCCTCCCTAGGTGCCTCGCTCCGTACTCCTGTCCTGCATGGAGGAAAATCCCTACTCTTGGGCTCCCTGCAGCTTTATgttgattttctttattattctttacCTTTGGTTGCTCCCTCAAAGGAGCAATGTCCCTATTTGTCTGGTTGAttgaatgaaattattttttgagtAGAAaatctgctgctgtttctgtctTGTTTGTACAGCCAGCTCTGCCCCATAACTGACTGCTGAAGAAACACATGAgttggaacagctggtagtggtcAGTACTattacctttagacccaaaggttgtaggtttagaTACCACTTCCACCCATCgtactcttcagcaaggtacttaccctaaactcaTTCATTAAAATCAGCCAGCTATATGAgataattgtgagtagcttaatattctgaattgctttggagaaaaccattacctaaatgaataaaaatacatgaaaattacACGTGAAGAAATGGGGGGcacagtagtgcagcaggttgggTCTgggtctgctctccagtgggcgtggggttcgagtcccgcttggggtgccttgcggcagactggcgtcctgtcctgggtgtgtcccctccccctccagccttgcaccctgtgttaccaggataggctccgatttgccccaaccccacttgggacaaggtgtgtgtgtgtgtgtacttgaagcaaagtatttttattttaatgagtgtaaatcaaacacaaaacaaatacacaaaatgtaaaacgtcgtattaaaaataacaaagcgGTAAACTGACAGAACAGGATCCCTATTCTCTTCCTCTGTTGTCCTTAAgcataaacaagtaaatgtaaagtacagcAATAACTACAGTAAAAACGATAAATCAGTTCACTAACTCCTACATGTGTTTTACATGTGAGCTTGTAGGTTCTTATATATGtgattttactgattttaaatttgtctgaaaaataaacCCACAAAACCTCTTTAAACTAGTTATCAGTCTCTccaaaaaaccccaaaaaaacaataaaagtagTTACTTGAATTCATTAACTTTACTCAGTTTACAACCTTGCTGCATttgagtgacccagtgctgcaTGTTCTTTCAGTGCTTCACGATCCTGAAGGCATTGCTCAGCTTCACTTTCAGGTGCTGTAAGAAGCTCAGTTTGAGTTCAGAAGTCTCTGCTTTCATCCGAGCTTCCTTCAAGTCCTGTTCAACCTGCTGTGTCAGGACACCTATCCTCTTCTCCATCTCAGCTTCAACAGAAGCTCTCAGCTTCCCATCTAGTTCCTTCATTTTCTCCatcctctccttctccatggCTTGTCTGCGacgtttttgttttgctctgatctccctcttcatctcctcctccttctccctgaTCTTGGCCTCAGCTTCCTCATACATCTCCTGGGTGTAGAAGCTGCCTCCATTCAGTGCCATCATCTTCTCAATCATGTCCAACAGTGCTACCACTTGGGCTCTATTGAACATGGCTCTGTTGTTGAAGACGTGGTATCTGCCTCCACACTTGTTGATCACCTCTTTCAGAGCAGGATGGGCCCTCTGGACAAAGTCATGAATGGACTGACCTTGAAGGTCGTCTCCACGGGTGAACAGGATGATCATGTATTTTCTGGACTCTTCTCCAAAGATCTCCTGAAGGGCTTCAACACACTTCCTCTCCTCATCAGTGAATCTGTTGAGCTGCATCACCAGGAGGAAGGCGTGGGGACCTGGACAGGAGACCTGAATGCACTTCACTATCTCTTTCTGGATTTCCTCATTGGGCTTTTCGGTGTCAAACAGGCCTGGGGTGTCGACCACTGCGACATGTCTGTCATTGACCAGTCCATACACCTTCTGGCACCGAGTGGTGACTGATGTGTTCCAAAGTGCAGAGTGAAACTGCTTTCTGCCCAGGATGGTGTTGCCAACTGCACTTTTCCCCACTCCTGTTTTACCCACCAGAACGATCCTTGTTTGAGGGCAGTCGAAGTGGTGCGCTCCGTTACTAGCACCTCCACCTAAAAATTAAAGCAAGTATAATGTCTGTAACAAGATTATTGAAGGTAAGCTTATGAAGGCATTCTGCCATTAGGCATTTAAAGTCTAATTTAAGCATTATAATATAGTTTGAAAACCAAGCTTAAATAATTCAGATATCTGCagtgaataattaaaaagacTATGGATTCTAGGTGATAAGTCACATTTTAAATGCCCTCCTTTGCAATGAAGTGTCACTGAAAAGTGTCTTATTATACTGAGCCAAGATGTACTCGTAATGCAGAATCAATAAAATGAAACCCACCTGTATGTTTGCAGAGAGCCATTTTCCCCTGGAGACTGTCTCAGAGTGATGTCTCTGTGCATCAGGCTTGTTAAaggtacagtatttatacagcatgtcAGGGTGTAACTTCACCCTATAGCTCCACCCCCTGATTCAGATCCTACTTCAGCGAATGCAGCTCCTCCACATTCAACAGCAGTGGTGAGGACAGTCCTGCAGACACCTGTACACGGAGGGGACAGCAGGTTCTCAGACATAATTTGACTCAGTTTGACTCACAGTTTGACTCACAGGACAATGAGTGACTGTAAGTAAAGGTTCAGCTCCTTATATTTTCATCTTTCATCAGTTGTGCTAcaatatttaattgtattttctcattCTGATACCTTGTTGAGCTTACAAATGTCTACTCTGTTTATGCCTTCAACTAGAGATCGTTCTTACACATACTGTCACTCAGCAAAATTTAATATCAGTTTTAATTATGCATATTATCAATAGGGAGTATATCCTACATTATCTTGGCTGCGACAGTAAGGCGATACtataaaggaaatgttttaGGCTAAATCTGAACAAAATGTGTAGTTCTGCAGAGACCGTCCGGCTCTTTGACTTGTACCTTTACATTtgttcctttagctgatgctttactctCCAGCAACTACAATTATTCCctcatttatagagcttttCTTTCACTGATGCAATTTAGGGTTGGTACCTTCCCGAATAGTTTTACACCAGCAAATGAAATTCTAGACAGTTAGGGTTTCCAATTAAAGGTgtataaataaagtataaataaataaaagaaataatagaaacttttttccccaagagaAGTAAAATCTTGTTCACTGACATTACCTGATCGATACATGTTATATGTTGCATCCGCTGATggttaatgaaatttaaatgcaaCATACTGCTTCAAAGTGTGAGCTGTTTCAGATCTTCTCTCTTCCAGCTGGAAAAGCTGCGGACATCAGACTGGTTCTACTGGGCAGGAGAGGGTCAGGGAAGAGCTCCTGTGGAAACACCATTCTGGGCACCAAGGTGTTCCAGTCATTCCTGAGCACCACACCAG belongs to Scleropages formosus chromosome 18, fSclFor1.1, whole genome shotgun sequence and includes:
- the LOC114912561 gene encoding uncharacterized protein LOC114912561, translating into MALCKHTGGGASNGAHHFDCPQTRIVLVGKTGVGKSAVGNTILGRKQFHSALWNTSVTTRCQKVYGLVNDRHVAVVDTPGLFDTEKPNEEIQKEIVKCIQVSCPGPHAFLLVMQLNRFTDEERKCVEALQEIFGEESRKYMIILFTRGDDLQGQSIHDFVQRAHPALKEVINKCGGRYHVFNNRAMFNRAQVVALLDMIEKMMALNGGSFYTQEMYEEAEAKIREKEEEMKREIRAKQKRRRQAMEKERMEKMKELDGKLRASVEAEMEKRIGVLTQQVEQDLKEARMKAETSELKLSFLQHLKVKLSNAFRIVNLYFKMQHKQPSINKGPQTRIVLVGKTGVGKSAVGNTILGRKQFHSALWNTSVTTRCQKVYGLVNDRHVAVVDTPGLFDTEKPNEEIQKEIVKCIQVSCPGPHAFLLVMQLNRFTDEERKCVEALQEIFGEESRKYMIILFTRGDDLEGQSIHDFVQRAHPALKEVINKCGGRYHVFNNRAMFNRAQVVALLDMIEKMMVLNSNSFYTQEMYQEAETKLREKEAEIRRKENFNNNKNFWRQRDESMRIRKEAENSDLKFSFEKNLKEKVTYAYRVVKNFL